A segment of the Streptomyces sp. ITFR-21 genome:
GGGCCTGGCCGGCGGAACCCGGCGGGCGGTTTCCGCGCGGATGGGAAGGCGGGTGGGAGAAAGGCCGGTCCGGTCGCGTCGCCGGGGCAGTGGCACGGATCCGGCCCCGACCGGATCCCCGCCGTGGGGGGCGCCGGTGGTGTGCCGTCGCGGTCCCCGTCCCGCGCGGCTGGGCCTGTGGAGTTGTCCGGCTGCGATCCGGCAGTCATGGGCTTTCCCGAATCCTCTCTCCGCATCACTGGTCCGCGACCGACATGAAGCCGTCGGACGGACGGAGACAGAACCGGCTCACCGTTCAGGGTGGGTGGGGCCCCGGGCGCTCGCGAAGGGAGTCCCGCGTACCGTTCTCACTGCGGTGGGCCGGAAATGGAGAAATACCTCGACGCTGAGGTACCGGTCGGTACGTATGCGAGCTGAAGAGCTGTGCGAGGCAGGTGGCTTAACTGTAGGAGGTAGACAAGAGTTCACTCAAGGGGGAACGCCTCGTATGGCTGGAAGCAGTCTAAACCTCTCCCCAGAGCTTGCGGGCACCCCAGCTCGGAGCGGTTGCGAGTGACTGATCACCAAGTGGCGAGTTGCCGAAAAATATTGGTCCCCCGGAGGTGTTCTGATCATTTCGGGCCGGCCCGATCTTGATTCTCGTTACTGCGGGAGTGGAGTTCCCCGGCTTTCCCCGGCGTTCTCCCCGCGCGGCTTTCACAGCAGCCCCATGCGTATACACGCAAGCTGATCTAGAAAAAGATTCCAGTGGATCAATGGGCCGACCGGTGGGGATGCCGTGAGGTGAGGGGAAGGAGGGGGTGCTACCGCTTTCCGCGCGGCGAGTGGCCACGCCATTGATCGAATTCACCGGCGCGCCGCCCGGCGGTGTCGCGCAACCGGCGCGGCGGCGGCCGGAAGCCGGCGGTCCGGCGCCGGACCGCCGGGTGCCGGGTCCCGTTCGGCGCGACGGTGCCGGGCGCCGTGGGCGGGGCGGCGGGGTGGCCGTGTCCGGGATCCGGCCGGTCGGTTTCGGCGGGGCGGTCCCGGCGTGGCCGGAAACCCCGGCTGTTGCGGGGGTGGTCGCAGATGCCGTCGTGGCCGGTCTTCGCCCATGCGGTCGGAGGTGCCTGTGGGGATACCGGGGCTTTGCTGATCAATTGTGATAAATGATACCTGAGTGGCTTGCGTTGATGGCTGAATGTACTTTCTTTGTGACCGACTGTTTCCGGGCGAGGCGCGCGTAACGGATTGCCTTGATCCGTATGCCCCCGCACCCTGGGGAATTGATCGCTGTGCCAAGGGGACTGACTCTTCACCGCGGAGGAAACGATCATGGGGGATGCGCCGAATCACCGGGCAGGTGACCGGCAGCGGGTCCGCTGCCCCGGCTGCCGCGACGATCGGGGGCGGTCGGCGGTCCGTGTCCGCTGCCGGGCCGCGTCCCCCGCCCGACGGGAGCCCGCGCGGCTTTGTCCGGTCCCTCCCGGCGGACGGGAGCACGGGCCCTGCGCCCGGCCGACGCTGCGCTGACCGCCCGCCCCGGCCGCCGAGCACGGCGCCCCCCGTCCGCACACCCCTGCCGTCCATGCTCCCGCCCGGCGCGGGCACCCGCCCCTGCCCGCGTGGACCCCGCGGGGGACATCCGTGCGCCGCGCCGCGGCCGGACCGCCAGGAAGCCGCACGCGTGAACCGGCCGATTCGCGCCGCTTCGCGGACGCAGTACCGCACGGCACCCGCACCACGTCAGCAATGTCGAGGCAGGAGGCACCATGAGCACGAGCGCGCAGCCCCGCCAGCACCCGGGTACGACCGGCGGCGTCCAGGCTCTGCTGTACCACGCCAGTCAGGTGAGCGAGATAGCCCGGTTCCTCAACGGCCAGCAAGGCGATCCGCGGCTCCAGAACACCGCGGCGGGCGCTGGCGTCACCGTCGACCAGCTCATCCAGCAGATACGCAGGCGGCCGGTCAGATCGCGGATCAGCCTGGACACGGCGCTCTCCGAAGTGCCGTCCGATCCGCTGGACGTCCTCTACAGCTTATTGCTGGAGACCCCCGGCCGGGCGCAACTTCTGGTCTCGCGCTCACTGCTCGACGACGACGCGGGCCAGCGGCAGGTCTCGGCGCACGCCGGCGAGGGCACGGCGGTGTACGTCGCGGGCGAGGCGATACCGCGGATGGCGCTGATCGACGGCGCGGTCGCCGTACTGGGCGACTTCTCGGCCCGCCCGACGGTGGTGCGGGACAGGTCGGTGGTCCGGACCCTGGAGGCGCTGTTCGACACGGTGTGGGAGGGCGCCGTCGACTCCGGCGTCTTCGCCCGCGCCGACACCTCACTGCGCTGGGACATCGAGCAGGGCGGCCCGCTGGCCCAGGTCCTGCCGCTGCTGGGGTCGGGCTGGACGGACACGGCCGCCGCCCGTGAGCTGGGCTGGTCGGTGCGCACCTACCGGCGGCACGTCGCCGACCTGATGAGGAGGGTCGAGGCCAGATCCCGCTTCCAGGCCGGGATGCGCACGGCCCTGCTACGGCTCGACCCGCGCAGCGACTGACCGGGCCGCGGCCGGCCGCACCGCGTCGGCCGGCGCCCGCCGGGTCCGCGGCACCGGCGCCGCGGACCCGCCCGTCGCCGGGCCGCCTCCGGAGCGCCCGCGCGCCGCCGCCGGCTCCCCCAGGACGGTGAACAGCGCGTCCAGGGCCGAGGAGTAGGCGTGGGCCGCGGGGGTCGCGTAGCCGACGACCAGGCGGGGGGCCGCGGCCGGGACCTGCGCCCTGCGGTAGGCGCTGAGCGGGTGCACCCGTACCGACGCGGCCGTCAGGGCCGCCATGACCTCTTCCTCCGGCGGCGTGCCCGGCGGGAGTTCGAGGATGGCGTGCAGACCCGCCGCGATGCCCGTGACGCGGGCGCCGGGCAGCCGGACGGCGGTCGCGGCGGTCAGCTCGTCCCGCCGCCGCCGGTAGCGCTGCCGCATGGTGCGCAGATGCCGGTCGTAGCCGCCCGAGGCGATCAGGCCCGCCAGCGCGAGCTGGTCCAGCGGGCTGGTCACCCGGTCGGCCAGGCTCTTGGCCTCGACCAGCGGTTCCAGCAGCCGCGGCGGGCAGGCGATCCAGCCGATCCGCACCCCGGGCCCCAGCGACTTGCTGGTCGTCCCGACGTAGACCACCCGCGCGGGGTTGTGCGCCTGGAGGGCGCCGACGGGCCGCCTGTCGTAGCGGAACTCGCCGTCGTAGTCGTCCTCGACGATCCAGCCGTCACGCTCCCGGGCCCAGGACAGCAGCGCCGCCCGGCGCGCGGGCGACAGGCTCACCCCGACCGGGAACTGGTGCGCCGGGGTGCAGGCCACCGCGTCGGCGGCGGACCGCGCCAGCGCCGACACGCGCATCCCCTCGCCGTCCACCGGCACGTCGACCACCGTGAGCCGCCGCCGGGCGACCGCGACGTGGTCGCCCAGCGCCGGGTCCTCCATGCCGACGCACCCGGCCCCGAGGTCGGCCAGGACCGCGGTGAGCAGTCCGAGGGCCTGGGTGTAGCCGGAGCACACCACGATGTGGGCCGGGTCGACGCGCACCCCGCGGGCCCGGCCCAGGTATCCGGCCAGCGCCGTCCGCAGTTCGGGCCGGCCTCGGGGGTCGCCGTACCCGAACGCCTCGGCGGGGGCGTCCCGCAGCGCCTGGCGGGTGGCCCTGAGCCACTCGGCCCGCGGGAACGAGGCGACGTCCGGGCGGCCGGGCGCCAGGTCGTGCCGGGGCTCCGGCCGTACCACCGCAGCGGGCGCGGGCGCGGCCGCCTCCGGGCGGGGCTGCTCCGCCACCCGGGTCCCGGCCCGCCCCGGGGCGGTCGTCAGCCAGCCCTCGCCGGCCAGTTGGGCGTACGCCTGGTTCACCGTGCCGCGGGACAGGCCGAGTTCGGCGGCCAGGCTCCGGGTGGGGGGCAGCCGGGTGCCGGCGGGCAGCCGCCCCTCGCGGATCGCCGTGCGCAGCGCCTCC
Coding sequences within it:
- a CDS encoding PLP-dependent aminotransferase family protein codes for the protein MTGTASGLDLWLELPARGSRARAVEEALRTAIREGRLPAGTRLPPTRSLAAELGLSRGTVNQAYAQLAGEGWLTTAPGRAGTRVAEQPRPEAAAPAPAAVVRPEPRHDLAPGRPDVASFPRAEWLRATRQALRDAPAEAFGYGDPRGRPELRTALAGYLGRARGVRVDPAHIVVCSGYTQALGLLTAVLADLGAGCVGMEDPALGDHVAVARRRLTVVDVPVDGEGMRVSALARSAADAVACTPAHQFPVGVSLSPARRAALLSWARERDGWIVEDDYDGEFRYDRRPVGALQAHNPARVVYVGTTSKSLGPGVRIGWIACPPRLLEPLVEAKSLADRVTSPLDQLALAGLIASGGYDRHLRTMRQRYRRRRDELTAATAVRLPGARVTGIAAGLHAILELPPGTPPEEEVMAALTAASVRVHPLSAYRRAQVPAAAPRLVVGYATPAAHAYSSALDALFTVLGEPAAARGRSGGGPATGGSAAPVPRTRRAPADAVRPAAARSVAARVEP
- a CDS encoding helix-turn-helix transcriptional regulator — translated: MSTSAQPRQHPGTTGGVQALLYHASQVSEIARFLNGQQGDPRLQNTAAGAGVTVDQLIQQIRRRPVRSRISLDTALSEVPSDPLDVLYSLLLETPGRAQLLVSRSLLDDDAGQRQVSAHAGEGTAVYVAGEAIPRMALIDGAVAVLGDFSARPTVVRDRSVVRTLEALFDTVWEGAVDSGVFARADTSLRWDIEQGGPLAQVLPLLGSGWTDTAAARELGWSVRTYRRHVADLMRRVEARSRFQAGMRTALLRLDPRSD